Proteins encoded together in one Streptomyces sp. TLI_171 window:
- a CDS encoding TIGR03621 family F420-dependent LLM class oxidoreductase: MTRPFRFGLGKLAVPDDAEQWQKLSKDVESQGYDVLLVPDHLGRTAPFPPLVATAAATRLRVGTLVLNSGFYHPPLLARDIATVDRLTGGRIEVGLGTGYVHAEFEALGLDPGSPKDRVDALERTVRELRRLLSDPEHVPAAVQDPVPLLIAGNGNRVLRLAAQHGDIAGFIGMRYDPTAFGGLRLIPRTELAERVAYFDRVVGERAAQVEKNLLLQAVIVTDDREAAIRHVAATQLPVPQHELEQTPLLLIGSVQEIIDQVKELRDTLGFSYFTVMDIHQEAFAPVVEALAGT; the protein is encoded by the coding sequence ATGACCCGTCCCTTCCGCTTCGGCCTCGGCAAGCTCGCCGTCCCCGACGACGCCGAGCAGTGGCAGAAGCTCTCCAAGGACGTCGAGTCCCAGGGCTACGACGTCCTGCTGGTGCCCGACCACCTCGGCCGGACCGCCCCGTTCCCGCCGCTCGTCGCCACCGCCGCCGCCACCCGTCTCCGGGTCGGCACCCTGGTCCTCAACTCCGGCTTCTACCACCCGCCGCTGCTCGCCCGCGACATCGCCACCGTCGACCGGCTCACCGGCGGCCGGATCGAGGTCGGCCTCGGCACCGGCTACGTGCACGCCGAGTTCGAGGCCCTCGGCCTCGACCCCGGCAGCCCGAAGGACCGGGTCGACGCCCTGGAACGCACCGTCCGCGAGCTGCGCCGGCTGCTGAGCGACCCCGAGCACGTCCCCGCCGCCGTCCAGGACCCGGTGCCGCTGCTGATCGCCGGCAACGGCAACCGCGTCCTGCGGCTCGCCGCCCAGCACGGCGACATCGCGGGCTTCATCGGCATGCGGTACGACCCCACCGCGTTCGGCGGCCTGCGACTCATCCCGCGCACCGAACTCGCCGAGCGGGTCGCCTACTTCGACCGGGTCGTCGGCGAGCGCGCCGCGCAGGTCGAGAAGAACCTGCTGCTCCAGGCGGTGATCGTCACCGACGACCGGGAGGCTGCGATCCGGCACGTGGCGGCGACCCAGCTGCCGGTGCCGCAGCACGAGCTGGAGCAGACGCCGCTGCTGCTCATCGGCAGCGTCCAGGAGATCATCGACCAGGTGAAGGAACTGCGGGACACCCTGGGCTTCTCGTACTTCACGGTGATGGACATCCACCAGGAAGCCTTCGCCCCCGTCGTCGAGGCCCTCGCGGGCACCTGA
- a CDS encoding TetR/AcrR family transcriptional regulator translates to MTTPEQAGAAAPGGRRTRSRQAILAAARALFSDLGYEQTTVRAVAHRAGVDPALVMKYFGSKEGLFDAVSEIGLSFGGALSGPPEQLGERLLAHVLADIDGRPDRSMPVLRSMLTHPQAAEAVRCAVADPGNSPVADALTGEDVELRGALAGTVVLGLLVSRYLLRVPEIDAAPADRLVDLLGPCLRPLLAADPAEPAAPLQALAAAETDRLAATDRVDRLAREALAAGASFSEVGQLLGITRQAARKRWPREESHPAPSTT, encoded by the coding sequence GTGACCACACCCGAGCAGGCCGGGGCCGCCGCACCCGGCGGCCGCCGCACCCGCAGCCGGCAGGCCATCCTCGCCGCCGCCCGGGCGCTGTTCTCCGACCTCGGCTACGAGCAGACCACGGTCCGCGCGGTCGCCCACCGGGCCGGCGTCGACCCGGCCCTGGTGATGAAGTACTTCGGCTCCAAGGAAGGGCTGTTCGACGCCGTCTCGGAGATCGGCCTCTCCTTCGGCGGCGCCCTCTCCGGCCCACCCGAACAGCTCGGCGAACGCCTGCTCGCCCACGTCCTCGCCGACATCGACGGCCGGCCCGACCGCAGCATGCCCGTCCTCCGCTCCATGCTGACGCACCCCCAGGCCGCCGAAGCCGTCCGCTGCGCCGTCGCCGACCCCGGCAACAGCCCCGTCGCCGACGCCCTCACCGGCGAGGACGTCGAACTCCGCGGCGCCCTCGCCGGCACCGTCGTGCTCGGCCTCCTGGTCTCCCGCTACCTGCTGCGCGTGCCCGAGATCGACGCCGCCCCCGCCGACCGGCTCGTCGACCTGCTCGGCCCCTGCCTGCGCCCCCTCCTGGCCGCCGACCCCGCCGAACCCGCCGCCCCCCTCCAGGCCCTCGCCGCCGCCGAGACCGACCGCCTCGCCGCCACCGACCGGGTCGACCGCCTGGCCCGCGAAGCCCTCGCCGCCGGCGCCTCCTTCAGCGAGGTCGGCCAACTCCTGGGCATCACCCGCCAAGCCGCCCGCAAGCGCTGGCCCCGCGAGGAGTCGCACCCCGCCCCATCGACAACCTGA
- a CDS encoding MFS transporter: MTTHDQQPSVVEPPAPAKEPAGRPPGRAGALALAVIVTCQLMVAVDGNIVNIALPRIQSGLDFSPGGLAWVFSAYSLAFGGLLLLGGRTSDVLGRRRMLAWGLLTVVAASLLGGLAPNAGVLIAARALQGVGFAFAAPAALSLIAVTFAEGPERNRALGVFSTVAGLGITLGLILGGLLTTLSWRLVFFVNVPIGLAAVLLAYRHLPETERHPGRPDVLGALTSTAGTTALVYGLIHASSAGWGSAATVTALALGALLLAGFVLSQAKVARPLIPLSLFARRNRSGAYAVFLLLFAAMGGTYFLLSLYVQDGLGLHPLTAGLAFLPLALAQFAAARNAPKLIPRFGAKPLIVTGSALLLADSLWLAATGPDSGYWGGLFGPLLLLGAGLGLGFVPLNTTILAGLAPKETGAASGLLQAVQQIGLSLGVAVLVTVYGRTLHGAAQPGRAELAHGLATAVTAAAAFSGLAVLIALFVIIRPAKQN; this comes from the coding sequence ATGACGACTCATGACCAGCAGCCGTCCGTGGTCGAACCGCCGGCGCCCGCGAAAGAACCCGCCGGCCGACCGCCGGGCCGGGCCGGTGCGCTCGCCCTGGCGGTCATCGTGACCTGCCAGTTGATGGTGGCGGTCGACGGCAACATCGTGAACATCGCGCTGCCGCGCATCCAGTCCGGACTGGACTTCTCGCCGGGCGGGCTGGCCTGGGTGTTCAGCGCGTACTCGCTGGCCTTCGGCGGGCTGCTGCTGCTCGGCGGCCGGACCAGCGACGTGCTGGGCCGCCGCCGGATGCTGGCCTGGGGCCTGCTGACGGTGGTGGCGGCCTCGCTGCTGGGCGGCCTGGCCCCGAACGCGGGGGTGCTGATCGCGGCCCGCGCCCTGCAGGGCGTCGGGTTCGCGTTCGCCGCGCCGGCCGCGCTGTCGCTGATCGCGGTGACCTTCGCGGAGGGTCCGGAACGCAACCGGGCGCTGGGCGTGTTCTCCACCGTCGCGGGGCTCGGCATCACGCTGGGCCTGATCCTGGGCGGCCTGCTGACCACGCTGTCCTGGCGGCTGGTGTTCTTCGTCAACGTGCCGATCGGGCTGGCCGCCGTGCTGCTGGCGTACCGTCACCTGCCGGAGACCGAGCGGCACCCGGGCCGGCCGGACGTGCTCGGCGCGCTGACCTCCACGGCCGGGACCACCGCGCTGGTGTACGGGCTGATCCACGCCTCCTCGGCGGGCTGGGGCTCGGCCGCGACCGTCACCGCGCTGGCGCTCGGGGCGCTGCTGCTCGCCGGGTTCGTGCTGAGCCAGGCCAAGGTGGCCCGGCCGCTGATCCCGCTGTCGCTGTTCGCCCGCCGCAACCGCTCGGGCGCCTACGCGGTGTTCCTGCTGCTGTTCGCGGCGATGGGCGGCACCTACTTCCTGCTCTCGCTGTACGTCCAGGACGGCCTGGGCCTGCACCCGCTGACCGCGGGCCTGGCGTTCCTGCCGCTGGCGCTGGCCCAGTTCGCCGCCGCCCGCAACGCGCCGAAGCTGATCCCGAGGTTCGGGGCGAAGCCGCTGATCGTCACCGGTTCCGCGCTGCTGCTGGCGGACAGCCTCTGGCTGGCCGCGACCGGGCCCGACAGCGGGTACTGGGGCGGCCTGTTCGGGCCGCTGCTGCTGCTCGGCGCGGGCCTCGGGCTGGGATTCGTGCCGCTGAACACGACCATCCTGGCGGGCCTCGCGCCGAAGGAGACCGGCGCCGCGTCCGGTCTGTTGCAGGCCGTCCAGCAGATCGGCCTGTCGCTGGGCGTCGCCGTCCTGGTCACCGTCTACGGCCGCACCCTGCACGGCGCCGCGCAGCCCGGCCGGGCCGAGCTCGCGCACGGGCTGGCCACCGCCGTGACGGCCGCGGCCGCGTTCAGCGGACTGGCCGTGCTGATCGCCCTGTTCGTCATCATCCGCCCCGCCAAGCAGAACTGA
- a CDS encoding LLM class flavin-dependent oxidoreductase, translating to MSTPQLHLSAALDGAGWHPAARHQPDGTPQFTLDHWAGQAALAEAALLDFVTVEDPLSRVPGPGEDLDRRLGHTVRRLDALTLAGALAARTRHLGIVPTVVLNTAQPAPIAKAIASLDHLSGGRAGVRTQLSPVKPIPLETLFLPEVQEQLARSFDRAADLVAVLRALWDGAARDEDLYAVAPGRFATEDGAPGDWRLDPDPSAAPRPPQGHPVVFTLAHIRVPWRYGARATDVVAITPHSTEDVRTAVAEIRAEQAAAGRAGRTVHVFADLLVHLDEKPGAAADRRELLDETLGAEHTSDARIFAGTPAELADLLQEWQAAGLTGYRLRPATTAHDLPALATGLAPELQRRGVHRTAYAEGTLRERLGLGAP from the coding sequence GTGAGCACACCGCAGCTGCACCTGTCCGCCGCGCTCGACGGCGCGGGCTGGCACCCCGCCGCCCGCCACCAGCCGGACGGGACACCGCAGTTCACCCTCGACCACTGGGCCGGGCAGGCCGCGCTCGCGGAGGCCGCGCTGCTGGACTTCGTCACCGTCGAGGACCCGCTGTCCCGGGTCCCGGGACCGGGAGAGGACCTCGACCGGCGGCTCGGCCACACCGTGCGCCGACTGGACGCGCTCACCCTGGCGGGCGCGCTGGCCGCCCGCACCCGGCACCTGGGCATCGTCCCCACCGTGGTGCTGAACACCGCACAGCCCGCGCCGATCGCCAAGGCGATAGCCAGCCTCGACCACCTGAGCGGCGGCCGGGCCGGGGTCCGGACCCAGCTCAGCCCGGTCAAGCCGATCCCGCTGGAGACGCTGTTCCTGCCGGAGGTGCAGGAGCAGCTGGCCCGCAGCTTCGACCGGGCCGCCGACCTGGTCGCCGTGCTCCGCGCGCTGTGGGACGGCGCGGCGCGCGACGAGGACCTGTACGCGGTCGCCCCGGGCCGGTTCGCCACCGAGGACGGGGCGCCGGGGGACTGGCGGCTCGACCCCGACCCGTCCGCCGCGCCCCGCCCGCCGCAGGGCCACCCCGTGGTGTTCACCCTCGCCCACATCCGGGTCCCGTGGCGGTACGGGGCCCGCGCCACCGACGTGGTCGCGATCACCCCGCACAGCACCGAGGACGTGCGCACCGCCGTCGCCGAGATCCGCGCCGAGCAGGCCGCCGCCGGCCGTGCCGGGCGGACCGTGCACGTCTTCGCCGACCTGCTGGTCCACCTGGACGAGAAGCCCGGCGCGGCCGCCGACCGGCGCGAGCTCCTCGACGAGACCCTGGGCGCCGAACACACCTCCGACGCGCGGATCTTCGCCGGGACGCCCGCCGAACTCGCCGACCTGCTGCAGGAGTGGCAGGCCGCCGGGCTCACCGGCTACCGGCTGCGGCCCGCCACCACCGCCCACGACCTGCCCGCCCTCGCCACCGGGCTGGCCCCCGAGCTGCAGCGGCGCGGCGTGCACCGCACCGCCTACGCCGAGGGCACCTTGCGCGAGCGGCTCGGTCTCGGCGCGCCCTGA
- a CDS encoding LuxR family transcriptional regulator, whose product MTPVERDQHLDRFARLLDACRGGAGAVLAVTGPAACGKTELLRALTAQAERGGALVLAATGRCSERSVRFGVLQQLLRGPGLPPGVRAAAAALLAGPERDDACEADPLAAGRVPSRVHQELWQLLADRAAGAPLVLAVDDLRHADPASQQALVQLAARTPDAPVLLVVTEPDPPADPGADRDWWAALLRLPHLARLRVDRLSPAGTARLLTRLLPGRNLDPDRWHRLAGGNPLLLRALAEDAGPDDPSPRPGPAFALAVRACLHRAGPAAAEPARALAVLAASGSAALLPQFLGRSAPGALAALAAAGLVEDGRLRDPALARAVLDGLGDTERADRELRAARLVYESGANAEAVAGHLLAARDGSPDWAGPVLREAAGAALRRDDPAFAEACLALAAAADPHDAEVVLARAVVRFRGDPRSAYRHVRPLAQRPETLTARQRTGVLRTLAWHGTEDELSRLAAWPEPAGVAERAELTRALEQLRALSPHLVPADRPAPPPGLPVGEPQQRSALALPRVLREGARPEDLRTAELVLRTTPLTDSTFGSLISALYVLLYADRAATAEPWCAALLREAGTRRIPVWQALLTATLAELRLRTGDPRAAERHAVRALELLPADGWGVWVGAPLSALLLSAAELGVRPDAERRLPALPERLTRSRYGAQFLYARGRHRLAAGAPDAALEDFEHCGRLLAEWGFDVPSFLPWRGDAARALLALGRPGRARELAAAQLAHPAAGAPRTAGLSLRALAACEPDPGDRVELLTAAVERLDGVDGVELAWSLAELGQTQLAADRPQAARDSLRLARELAEPAGLRPLLELLRTVAADTDEFGLSASERRVAALAAAGHSNREIAEQLFITVSTVEQHLTHTYRKLRVKGRAELARSLSQPGERHAGRRTAARPAGGQGAPRPSRSRKVPSA is encoded by the coding sequence GTGACGCCCGTCGAACGCGATCAGCACCTGGACCGGTTCGCCCGCCTGCTGGACGCCTGCCGCGGCGGCGCCGGCGCCGTCCTGGCCGTCACCGGACCCGCCGCGTGCGGGAAGACCGAGCTGCTGCGCGCGCTGACCGCGCAGGCCGAGCGCGGCGGCGCGCTGGTGCTGGCCGCGACCGGTCGCTGCTCGGAGCGCTCGGTGCGCTTCGGCGTGCTCCAGCAGCTGCTGCGCGGGCCCGGCCTGCCGCCGGGGGTGCGGGCCGCGGCGGCGGCGCTGCTGGCCGGCCCGGAGCGGGACGACGCCTGCGAGGCCGATCCGCTGGCGGCCGGGCGGGTGCCGTCCCGGGTGCACCAGGAGCTGTGGCAGCTGCTGGCCGACCGGGCCGCCGGGGCACCGCTGGTGCTCGCCGTAGACGACCTGCGGCACGCCGACCCGGCGTCCCAGCAGGCCCTGGTCCAGCTGGCCGCCCGCACCCCGGACGCGCCGGTGCTGCTGGTCGTCACCGAGCCCGACCCGCCGGCCGACCCGGGCGCGGACCGCGACTGGTGGGCGGCGCTGCTGCGGCTGCCGCACCTGGCCCGGCTGCGGGTGGACCGGCTCTCCCCCGCCGGCACCGCCCGGCTGCTGACCCGGCTGCTGCCGGGCCGGAACCTCGACCCGGACCGCTGGCACCGGCTGGCCGGCGGCAATCCGCTGCTGCTGCGCGCGCTCGCCGAGGACGCCGGACCCGACGACCCGTCACCCCGCCCCGGCCCGGCGTTCGCGCTCGCCGTGCGGGCCTGCCTGCACCGGGCCGGTCCGGCCGCCGCCGAACCGGCCCGGGCGCTCGCCGTGCTGGCCGCCTCCGGCTCCGCAGCACTGCTGCCGCAGTTCCTGGGGCGGTCCGCGCCCGGCGCGCTGGCCGCCCTCGCCGCCGCCGGGCTGGTCGAGGACGGCCGCCTGCGCGACCCGGCGCTGGCCCGGGCCGTCCTGGACGGCCTCGGCGACACCGAGCGCGCCGACCGCGAACTGCGCGCCGCGCGTCTCGTGTACGAGTCCGGCGCGAACGCCGAGGCGGTGGCCGGGCATCTGCTGGCCGCCCGCGACGGCTCCCCGGACTGGGCCGGGCCGGTGCTGCGGGAGGCCGCCGGGGCGGCGCTGCGCCGCGACGACCCGGCGTTCGCGGAGGCCTGCCTGGCGCTGGCCGCCGCCGCCGACCCGCACGACGCCGAGGTGGTGCTGGCCCGGGCCGTGGTGCGGTTCCGCGGCGACCCGCGCTCGGCGTACCGGCACGTCCGCCCGCTGGCGCAGCGCCCGGAGACCTTGACGGCCCGTCAACGCACCGGTGTGCTGCGGACGCTGGCCTGGCACGGCACCGAGGACGAGCTCTCCCGCCTGGCGGCCTGGCCGGAGCCCGCCGGGGTGGCCGAGCGGGCCGAACTGACCCGCGCGCTGGAGCAGTTGCGGGCGCTCTCGCCGCACCTGGTCCCCGCCGACCGGCCCGCCCCGCCGCCCGGGCTGCCGGTCGGCGAGCCGCAGCAGCGCTCGGCCCTGGCGCTGCCCCGGGTGCTGCGCGAGGGCGCCCGCCCCGAGGACCTGCGCACCGCGGAACTGGTGCTGCGCACCACGCCGTTGACCGACAGCACCTTCGGCTCGCTGATCTCCGCGCTGTACGTGCTGCTGTACGCGGACCGGGCGGCGACCGCCGAACCCTGGTGCGCGGCGCTGCTGCGGGAGGCCGGGACACGCCGGATTCCGGTCTGGCAGGCCCTGCTGACGGCCACCCTGGCGGAGCTCCGGCTGCGCACCGGCGATCCGCGCGCGGCGGAGCGGCACGCGGTGCGGGCGCTGGAGCTGCTGCCCGCGGACGGCTGGGGCGTGTGGGTGGGTGCGCCGCTGTCCGCGCTGCTGCTGTCCGCCGCCGAGTTGGGCGTCCGTCCGGACGCGGAGCGCCGGCTGCCGGCCCTGCCGGAACGGCTGACCCGCTCCCGGTACGGGGCGCAGTTCCTGTACGCGCGCGGGCGGCACCGGCTGGCGGCGGGCGCGCCGGACGCCGCCCTGGAGGACTTCGAGCACTGCGGGCGGCTGCTCGCGGAGTGGGGTTTCGACGTGCCGTCCTTCCTGCCGTGGCGGGGTGACGCGGCCCGGGCGCTGCTGGCGCTCGGCCGGCCGGGCCGGGCCCGGGAGTTGGCGGCGGCGCAGCTGGCCCACCCGGCGGCGGGCGCGCCCCGGACGGCGGGCCTGTCGCTGCGGGCGCTGGCCGCGTGCGAGCCGGACCCGGGCGACCGGGTCGAGCTGCTGACCGCCGCCGTGGAACGCCTGGATGGCGTCGACGGCGTCGAACTCGCCTGGTCGCTGGCTGAGTTGGGGCAGACCCAGCTGGCGGCCGACCGTCCGCAGGCGGCCCGGGACTCGCTGCGGCTGGCTCGCGAGCTGGCCGAGCCGGCCGGGCTGCGGCCGCTGCTGGAGCTGCTGCGGACGGTCGCGGCGGACACCGACGAGTTCGGGCTGAGCGCCTCCGAGCGGCGGGTGGCCGCGCTGGCCGCGGCCGGGCACTCCAACCGGGAGATCGCCGAGCAGCTGTTCATCACCGTCAGCACGGTCGAGCAGCACCTCACCCACACCTACCGCAAACTCCGCGTCAAGGGCCGGGCCGAGCTGGCCCGTTCGCTGTCCCAGCCCGGCGAGCGGCACGCCGGGCGGCGGACCGCCGCCCGGCCGGCGGGCGGTCAGGGCGCGCCGAGACCGAGCCGCTCGCGCAAGGTGCCCTCGGCGTAG
- a CDS encoding thioesterase II family protein encodes MSTDDWLRRYHPAPSGAPRLVCFAHAGGSANFWYPLSAALRDRVDVTAVQYPGRQDRYAEPPLTDLHELADRIAGALLPGWPGAEPPALLGHSMGALLAYETGLRLAAATGRGPRLLVASGRRAPSAVRTERGLHDASDEDLLAELSDLGGTVPAVLADPELRELFLPPLRADYRAVETYRHRPGVRLDCPVTVLTGAADHKVTAAEAAAWSEHTAGPVEVRTWPGGHFFLTDHQEALTALLADRLTAGVA; translated from the coding sequence ATGAGCACCGACGACTGGCTGCGCCGGTACCACCCCGCGCCCTCCGGCGCGCCCCGGCTGGTGTGTTTCGCGCACGCGGGCGGATCGGCGAACTTCTGGTACCCGCTGTCCGCCGCCCTGCGGGACCGGGTGGACGTGACGGCCGTGCAGTACCCGGGCCGTCAGGACCGCTACGCGGAGCCGCCGCTGACCGATCTGCACGAGCTGGCCGACCGGATCGCCGGGGCGCTGTTGCCCGGCTGGCCGGGTGCGGAGCCGCCCGCGCTGCTCGGCCACAGCATGGGCGCGCTGCTGGCGTACGAGACCGGCCTGCGGCTGGCCGCCGCCACCGGGCGGGGGCCGCGGCTGCTGGTGGCGTCCGGGCGGCGGGCCCCGTCCGCGGTGCGGACGGAGCGCGGGCTGCACGACGCGTCCGACGAGGACCTGCTCGCCGAGCTCTCCGACCTGGGCGGCACCGTGCCCGCGGTGCTGGCCGACCCGGAGCTGCGCGAGCTGTTCCTGCCGCCGCTGCGCGCCGACTACCGGGCGGTGGAGACCTACCGGCACCGGCCGGGCGTCCGGCTGGACTGTCCGGTGACGGTGCTGACCGGCGCCGCGGACCACAAGGTCACCGCCGCCGAGGCCGCCGCCTGGTCGGAGCACACCGCGGGGCCGGTGGAGGTGCGCACCTGGCCCGGCGGGCACTTCTTCCTGACGGACCACCAGGAGGCGCTCACCGCCCTGCTCGCCGACCGTCTGACGGCCGGCGTCGCGTAA
- a CDS encoding ABC transporter ATP-binding protein: MSPSPLLAVDDLRVSFGGAAPVVRGVSLRLERGECLALVGESGSGKSVTARTLVGLTGRHAAVGADRLDFDGTDLRALGERDWRQVRGRRIGLVLQDALVSLDPLRTVGAEIGEVLRLHRPAPRPETRKRILGLLTDVGVPEPERRAAQYPHQLSGGLRQRALIASALAGGPELLIADEPTTALDATVQAQVLDLLRELVADGTSLLLISHDLAVVGRLAHRVAVMYAGTVVEHGPVEQVLGDPQHPYTRALLAAVPRRERKGSPLSVRPAPAALGPAGPDGCPYAARCALAEQRCLTALPPATAPDGHGVRCWHPGERLPLAEPVLRAAAEAAPERPVLLAAERLSKTYRGPDGTAHQVVREVSFEVAAGETLGLVGESGSGKTTVARIALGLLEPDSGTVRFAGEPWSGLAERHRRSRRRLLQVVQQDPLGSFDPRHDVRRILGEALAATGLPRPARDARARELLDQVGLASGVLRARPGRLSGGQRQRVAIARALAVEPRLLVCDEPVSALDVSVQAQVLDLLTELQRELGLAMLFISHDLGVVHHLSDRLIVLKDGEAVESGDVHQVFDHPTHPYTERLLAAVTAGAPA; encoded by the coding sequence ATGAGCCCGTCCCCCCTGCTGGCCGTCGACGACCTGCGGGTCTCCTTCGGCGGCGCGGCGCCCGTGGTGCGCGGCGTCTCGCTGCGGCTGGAGCGCGGCGAGTGCCTGGCCCTGGTCGGCGAGTCCGGCTCCGGCAAGAGCGTCACCGCCCGCACCCTGGTCGGCCTGACCGGCCGTCACGCCGCGGTCGGGGCCGACCGGTTGGACTTCGACGGGACCGACCTGCGGGCCCTCGGCGAACGCGACTGGCGGCAGGTCCGCGGCCGCCGGATCGGCCTGGTCCTGCAGGACGCCCTGGTGTCGCTGGACCCGCTGCGCACCGTCGGCGCGGAGATCGGCGAGGTGCTGCGCCTGCACCGCCCCGCGCCGCGCCCCGAGACCCGCAAGCGGATCCTCGGGCTGCTGACGGACGTCGGCGTGCCCGAGCCGGAGCGCCGCGCCGCCCAGTACCCGCACCAGCTGTCCGGCGGCCTGCGCCAGCGCGCGCTGATCGCCTCCGCGCTGGCCGGCGGCCCCGAGCTGCTGATCGCCGACGAGCCGACCACCGCCCTGGACGCCACCGTGCAGGCCCAGGTCCTGGACCTGCTGCGGGAGTTGGTGGCCGACGGCACCTCGCTGCTGCTGATCAGCCACGACCTGGCGGTGGTCGGCCGGCTCGCCCACCGGGTCGCGGTGATGTACGCGGGAACCGTCGTCGAGCACGGCCCGGTGGAGCAGGTCCTCGGCGACCCGCAGCACCCGTACACCCGCGCACTGCTCGCCGCCGTCCCCCGGCGCGAGCGCAAGGGGAGCCCGCTCTCGGTCCGCCCGGCGCCCGCCGCGCTCGGCCCGGCCGGGCCCGACGGCTGCCCGTACGCGGCGCGCTGCGCGCTCGCCGAGCAGCGCTGCCTGACCGCGCTGCCGCCCGCCACCGCCCCGGACGGGCACGGTGTGCGCTGCTGGCACCCGGGCGAGCGACTGCCGCTCGCCGAACCGGTGCTGCGCGCCGCCGCCGAGGCGGCGCCGGAGCGGCCGGTGCTGCTGGCGGCGGAGCGCCTGTCGAAGACCTACCGCGGGCCGGACGGCACAGCCCACCAGGTGGTGCGCGAGGTGTCGTTCGAGGTGGCGGCGGGCGAGACCCTGGGCCTGGTCGGCGAGTCCGGCTCGGGGAAGACCACGGTGGCCCGGATCGCGCTCGGCCTGCTGGAGCCCGACTCCGGCACGGTGCGGTTCGCCGGCGAGCCGTGGTCGGGCCTGGCGGAGCGTCACCGGCGGTCCCGACGGCGGCTGCTGCAGGTGGTCCAGCAGGACCCGCTGGGCTCCTTCGACCCGCGCCACGACGTCCGGCGGATCCTCGGCGAGGCGCTGGCCGCGACCGGCCTGCCGCGCCCCGCCCGGGACGCCCGGGCCCGGGAGCTGCTCGACCAGGTCGGCCTGGCGTCCGGGGTGCTGCGGGCCCGCCCCGGGCGGCTGTCCGGCGGGCAGCGGCAGCGGGTGGCGATCGCCCGGGCGCTGGCCGTCGAGCCGCGGCTGCTGGTCTGCGACGAGCCGGTGTCCGCGCTGGACGTCTCCGTGCAGGCCCAGGTCCTCGACCTGCTCACCGAGCTGCAACGGGAACTCGGCCTCGCCATGCTGTTCATCTCGCACGACCTCGGCGTGGTGCACCACTTGAGCGACCGGCTGATCGTGCTGAAGGACGGCGAGGCGGTGGAGAGCGGCGACGTCCACCAGGTCTTCGACCACCCCACGCACCCGTACACCGAACGCCTGCTGGCCGCCGTGACGGCCGGGGCCCCGGCCTGA
- a CDS encoding ABC transporter permease gives MSLALLVPKARRLPPWAVLAAGAVLALIVLAAAVPGLFADASPTATDPVNALQGPGAAHLLGTDQLGRDLWSRLVHGAGPALAIGFGSTVIAVAGGAVLGLAAALGGRYADQVLMRAADVLLALPATLLALLVITVLGTGTGNLVLAIGFALVPGYGRMVRSEALLVRRSGYVEAAVALGVPRPLLILRHVLPNSLAPLLTLATVGFGSALIAASALSFLGLGPRPPSPEWGAMLAEGRGFLETAWWLGVFPGAAVTVTVVAVTVVGRHLQQRFTRRSA, from the coding sequence GTGTCCCTCGCTCTCCTTGTTCCGAAGGCCCGCCGGCTGCCGCCGTGGGCGGTGCTCGCGGCCGGCGCGGTGCTGGCGCTGATCGTGCTGGCCGCCGCCGTGCCCGGGCTGTTCGCGGACGCCTCGCCGACCGCGACCGATCCGGTGAACGCCCTTCAGGGCCCGGGTGCCGCACACCTGTTGGGCACCGACCAGCTGGGCCGCGACCTCTGGTCGCGGCTGGTGCACGGCGCGGGCCCGGCGCTGGCCATCGGCTTCGGCTCCACCGTGATCGCGGTGGCCGGCGGCGCCGTCCTCGGCCTGGCCGCGGCGCTCGGCGGCCGCTACGCGGACCAGGTGCTGATGCGCGCCGCCGACGTGCTGCTGGCCCTGCCCGCGACCCTGCTGGCGCTGCTGGTGATCACCGTGCTCGGCACCGGCACCGGCAACCTGGTGCTGGCCATCGGCTTCGCCCTGGTGCCCGGCTACGGGCGGATGGTGCGCTCGGAGGCGCTGCTGGTGCGCCGCTCCGGGTACGTGGAGGCGGCGGTCGCGCTCGGCGTGCCCCGGCCGCTGCTGATCCTGCGCCACGTCCTGCCGAACTCGCTCGCCCCGCTGCTCACCCTGGCCACCGTCGGCTTCGGCAGCGCCCTGATCGCAGCGTCCGCCCTGAGCTTCCTCGGCCTCGGGCCGCGCCCGCCGTCCCCCGAGTGGGGCGCGATGCTCGCCGAGGGCCGTGGCTTCCTGGAGACCGCCTGGTGGCTCGGGGTGTTCCCGGGCGCGGCGGTCACCGTGACCGTGGTCGCCGTCACCGTGGTCGGCCGCCACCTGCAGCAGCGTTTCACCCGGAGGTCCGCATGA